From the Vicia villosa cultivar HV-30 ecotype Madison, WI unplaced genomic scaffold, Vvil1.0 ctg.000426F_1_1, whole genome shotgun sequence genome, one window contains:
- the LOC131628155 gene encoding uncharacterized protein LOC131628155, producing MDGNGECSEPNVLFNALFRHGGEFIDNNGETIYRGGVSTLVSGEHIDEWTMHHILNLVTGWGYLEVRNVTPKYVFDLEVSDEEVIEGFNDSEDERTTAIVDGFDDLDGIDVTVPIRESPVIAGLLPCPKKKKYDDEDEEEYLSEELNSSDPNNSEDDKKPKFEKFKKEQLTKDFKFKWGMEFSSLDDFREAIREWTVLNGREITFVKNEGYRVRVECKAKCGFLMLCSKVGHKHTYAIKTIKDTHTCARVLDNKTANSKWVAKAVVKKMQTCENLRISDIIQDMRQNYGVGITVGRAWKAKMIARQMIEGDADKQYSNLWRYAAELHRVSAGNTVKINIERPSPSIQPRFGSFYFGFEGCKQGFIHGCRPFIGVDGCHLKTKYGGQLLIAVGRDPNDQYFPLAFGVVETETKESWKWFIQLLMEDIGIDKRYVFISDQQKGLVAVFEEMFERIEHRLCLRHLYANFKKKFGGGALIRDLMMGAAKATYHQAFLQKMTALKAVDPHAWEWLMGVPTKSWCKHAFSYYPSCDVLMNNISESFNATILCARDKPILTMCEWIRKYLMNRCSQSTLKLDKWPHKIMPIPRRRLDAEVAMSASWYTL from the exons ATGGACGGCAACGGTGAATGTTCAGAG CCCAATGTTCTGTTTAATGCTCTGTTTCGACATGGAGGAGAGTTTATTGATAACAATGGTGAAACGATTTATAGGGGTGGTGTTTCTACTTTAGTTTCGGGGGAACATATAGATGAGTGGACAATGCATCATATTCTTAACTTAGTAACTGGGTGGGGGTACTTAGAAG TTAGGAATGTCACCCCTAAGTATGTGTTTGATTTAGAGGTTAGTGATGAAGAAGTTATTGAAGGTTTtaatgatagtgaggatgaaagGACAACTGCCATTGTTGATGGGTTTGATGATCTTGATGGTATTGATGTAACTGTACCAATTAGGGAGAGTCCAGTCATTGCAGGCTTGTTACCatgtccaaagaagaagaaatatgatGATGAGGATGAAGAGGAATACCTTAGTGAAGAGCTTAATAGTTCTGACCCTAATAACTCAGAAGATGACAAAAAACCTAAGTTTGAAAAGTTCAAGAAGGAACAACTTACAAAGGACTTTAAGTTTAAGTGGGGCATGGAGTTCAGTTCCCTAGATGACTTTAGGGAGGCTATACGTGAGTGGACAGTTTTAAATGGTAGGGAAATAACATTTGTTAAAAATGAGGGGTATAGGGTGAGAGTTGAATGTAAAGCCAAGTGTGGTTTTTTAATGCTATGTTCCAAAGTGGGCCACAAGCACACTTATGCAATTAAGACTATAAAGGACAcccacacatgtgctagggttttgGATAACAAAACTGCAAATTCAAAGTGGGTGGCCAAGGCAGTTGTTAAGAAAATGCAGACCTGTGAAAACTTGAGGATAAGTGATATTATTCAAGATATGAGGCAAAATTATGGAGTGGGGATCACTGTGGGCAGGGCATGGAAAGCAAAAATGATAGCAAGACAAATGATAGAAGGGGATGCAGACAAGCAATATTCAAACTTGTGGAGGTATGCAGCTGAATTGCACAGGGTGAGTGCTGGAAACACTGTAAAGATCAACATTGAGAGGCCATCACCTTCCATCCAACCAAGATTTGGTTCATTCTATTTCGGTTTTGAGGGATGTAAACAAGGGTTCATACATGGTTGTAGACCTTTTATTGGGGTTGATGGCTGTCATTTAAAGACTAAGTATGGAGGGCAGTTGTTGATAGCAGTGGGAAGGGACCCCAATGATCAATATTTTCCATTGGCATTTGGGGTTGTTGAAACAGAAACAAAAGAATCTTGGAAGTGGTTTATACAGCTGTTAATGGAAGATATTGGAATAGATAAGAGATATGTATTCATCTCAGACCAGCAAAAG GGTTTGGTGGCTGTTTTTGAGGAAATGTTTGAAAGGATTGAGCACAGACTTTGCTTGAGGCATTTGTAtgcaaattttaagaaaaagtttGGTGGAGGAGCACTTATAAGAGATCTAATGATGGGAGCAGCCAAGGCCACATACCATCAAGCATTCTTGCAGAAGATGACTGCATTAAAGGCTGTAGATCCACATGCTTGGGAATGGCTAATGGGAGTGCCTACTAAATcttggtgtaagcatgcttttaGCTATTATCCTAGCTGTGATGTTTTAATGAATAACATATCTGAATCCTTTAATGCAACAATCTTATGTGCTAGGGATAAACCAATATTGACAATGTGTGAGTGGATTAGGAAATATCTAATGAATAGGTGTAGCCAATCTACTTTGAAACTTGATAAGTGGCCACACAAAATCATGCCAATCCCTAGGAGGAGACTAGATGCTGAGGTAGCTATGAGTG CTAGTTGGTATACCCTGTAG
- the LOC131628150 gene encoding uncharacterized protein LOC131628150 — MWPNVESEDLLPPDFKKGPGRPRKLRIRETGEEGARRRLPGVSYRCTRCDKIGHNIKSCKSKVQDPSALKRKKKGQLRAANNASVDTCEANPTATNEVKTNVVKEANPNEVRTCEASASEGNPSQGKPRAVKTSQAKTTPAEESAKNKGKAQVNPVRKRVSERIKENWFKKPKPFTGPGSAPEQPFLITEEGDGNDSQRKKKTTPKKTMKKTPKKKSINDL, encoded by the exons ATGTGGCCTAATGTTGAAAGTGAAGATCTATTGCCTCCTGACTTTAAAAAGGGTCCTGGTAGACCAAGGAAATTGAGGATTAGGGAAACTGGAGAGGAAGGTGCTAGGAGGAGGCTACCTGGTGTGTCTTACAGGTGCACTAGATGTGACAAGATTGGGCATAATATCAAGTCATGCAAGAGCAAGGTGCAAGATCCAAGTGCCTTGAAAAGAAAG AAAAAAGGACAATTGAGGGCTGCTAATAATGCAAGTGTTGACACATGTGAAGCCAATCCAACTGCTACAAATGAGGTCAAAACAAATGTGGTGAAAGAGGCCAATCCAAATGAGGTCAGAACATGTGAAGCCAGTGCAAGTGAGGGCAATCCAAGTCAAGGCAAGCCAAGAGCAGTGAAAACCAGTCAAGCCAAAACAACACCAGCTGAAGAAAGTGCCAAAAACAAGGGAAAAGCTCAAGTGAACCCAGTGAGAAAGAGGGTCAGTGAGAGAATTAAGGaaaattggtttaaaaaaccaaaaccttTCACAGGCCCTGGGTCTGCACCAGAACAACCATTTTTGATAACAGAGGAGGGTGATGGCAATGACTCacaaaggaagaagaagactaCTCCTAAGAAGACTATGAAGAAGACCCCTAAAAAGAAGTCTATCAATGACTTGTAG
- the LOC131628156 gene encoding uncharacterized protein LOC131628156, with protein MASQSSSISVTSQNHGDSSKIKNVMGKEIEQGQSSKSDSNMPIDFVKLPKEDSVDASTVQEHNFFSPIQVRRSWSDSPNADNEKKKEKTIGEKNSESKTSYPCNFCMREYPTLQALGGHQNAHKAERALQKLREQRYGALGLGQTYLNPCFRYPSGLYSPYGSLGVRMNSMIQKPSFFSPRVTPHNFAYGHGGMYLQEILNPSLVNLRNSMEGSSRVGIPGLGGATSSRVENDANNKIAAFLKLGESSKDVATSSNSIIEKNFFMAPAPAKDEIHQSKFNTEDEPSDSESSGLDLTLKL; from the coding sequence ATGGCATCCCAATCCTCCAGCATCTCAGTCACTTCACAAAATCATGGCGATTcatccaaaataaaaaatgtGATGGGTAAAGAGATTGAACAAGGTCAATCTTCAAAATCTGATTCCAACATGCCTATTGATTTTGTGAAGCTACCGAAAGAGGATTCGGTTGACGCGTCAACGGTGCAAGAACACAATTTTTTTAGCCCTATTCAAGTTCGTCGTTCGTGGTCCGATTCTCCTAATGCTgacaatgaaaagaaaaaagagaaaaccaTTGGAGAGAAGAACTCAGAGTCAAAGACGTCTTATCCATGCAACTTTTGCATGAGAGAATATCCTACTTTACAAGCGTTAGGAGGGCACCAGAACGCCCATAAAGCGGAACGTGCTTTACAAAAGCTGCGCGAACAAAGGTATGGTGCTTTAGGGTTAGGACAAACTTACTTGAACCCTTGTTTTCGTTATCCTAGTGGTCTTTATTCACCCTATGGATCACTCGGGGTTAGAATGAATTCAATGATTCAAAAACCATCTTTCTTTAGCCCTAGGGTTACACCACATAATTTTGCATATGGTCATGGTGGTATGTATTTGCAAGAGATATTAAACCCTTCCCTTGTTAATTTGAGAAACAGTATGGAAGGTAGTAGCAGGGTTGGAATTCCGGGTCTTGGTGGTGCAACTTCTTCTAGAGTTGAAAATGATGCAAATAATAAAATTGCTGCTTTTCTAAAACTTGGAGAGTCTTCCAAAGATGTTGCCACAAGTTCAAACTCAATCATAGAGAAGAATTTTTTTATGGCTCCTGCTCCTGCCAAAGATGAAATTCATCAATCAAAGTTCAACACTGAAGATGAACCTTCCGATTCTGAATCTTCTGGACTTGATTTGACACTTAAGCTTTGA